A section of the Candidatus Aegiribacteria sp. genome encodes:
- a CDS encoding aminotransferase class V-fold PLP-dependent enzyme — protein sequence MMEVYLDNNATTRMAPEVLDAMMPFYKDKYGNPSSFHTFGSNLIEDIEKARQQVADLIGAEPSEIFFTSGGTESDNTALFYGAGADSEKPGLVTSVVEHPAVLETARYIEQTGHPLGLVMVNKSGSVSMDSLEELVNSETGLVSIMKANNETGVIMPVKEAAEIAHRAGALFHTDAVQAVGKIPVDVKAEGIDLLSLSAHKFHGPKGVGALYVRKGLRLNPFMHGGHQEQGVRSGTYNIAGIVGLGKAAEMARFFIAEEALKTSSLLEKLESGIRSKCPGAVIVGASAERLPNTATVLFINVESEAILTLIDFAGIFVSSGSACSTGSKDPSYVLTSMGISTADANTAIRFSLSMYTSDQEIDYVLEVLPPIIEKLRKISPYTV from the coding sequence CTGATGGAAGTCTATCTGGATAACAACGCGACTACCCGGATGGCTCCTGAAGTTCTTGATGCAATGATGCCGTTTTATAAAGATAAGTACGGCAATCCATCAAGTTTTCATACATTCGGCAGTAATCTCATTGAGGACATAGAAAAAGCCAGGCAGCAGGTCGCTGATCTAATCGGTGCAGAACCTTCAGAAATCTTCTTTACATCAGGAGGAACAGAAAGCGATAACACTGCCCTGTTTTACGGTGCAGGAGCAGATTCCGAGAAACCGGGGCTTGTAACATCCGTTGTGGAACATCCAGCAGTTCTTGAGACTGCCAGATATATCGAGCAGACCGGGCATCCTCTCGGTCTGGTCATGGTGAATAAAAGCGGTTCTGTCTCTATGGATTCCCTTGAAGAACTGGTCAACTCTGAAACCGGTCTGGTGTCCATAATGAAAGCAAACAATGAAACCGGCGTCATTATGCCTGTTAAGGAAGCCGCGGAGATAGCCCACAGAGCAGGGGCGCTTTTCCATACGGATGCTGTTCAGGCGGTCGGCAAGATTCCGGTTGATGTGAAGGCCGAGGGAATAGACCTTCTCAGTCTTTCAGCTCACAAATTCCACGGACCAAAAGGTGTCGGCGCGCTTTATGTTCGCAAAGGATTAAGACTGAATCCGTTCATGCATGGCGGACATCAGGAACAAGGGGTGAGATCAGGAACCTACAATATCGCCGGGATCGTCGGGCTTGGAAAAGCCGCAGAGATGGCAAGGTTCTTCATTGCGGAGGAAGCATTGAAAACATCCTCTCTTCTGGAAAAGCTTGAATCAGGTATTCGTAGTAAATGTCCCGGAGCGGTTATAGTTGGAGCCTCTGCGGAAAGACTCCCCAATACGGCAACAGTTCTTTTCATAAACGTGGAAAGTGAAGCCATTCTTACTTTAATCGACTTTGCGGGGATCTTCGTATCTTCAGGATCCGCCTGCAGTACAGGGAGCAAAGATCCAAGCTATGTTCTCACATCCATGGGAATCAGTACCGCTGACGCGAATACCGCGATACGCTTCAGCCTCAGTATGTACACATCGGATCAGGAGATTGATTACGTGCTTGAAGTGCTTCCGCCGATAATAGAGAAACTGAGAAAAATCTCACCATACACAGTATAA